One window of Candidatus Binatia bacterium genomic DNA carries:
- the trmFO gene encoding methylenetetrahydrofolate--tRNA-(uracil(54)-C(5))-methyltransferase (FADH(2)-oxidizing) TrmFO — MRSDARLAAVGEPVIIVGGGLAGSEAAWQLAQRGIQVLLFEMRPQRQTEAHRTDRLAELVCSNSFRSASLDTAVGLLKEEMRRLGSLVLAAAERTSVPAGSALAVDRDLFAEAITSAIASCPNINVVREELRDIPEGLCLIATGPLTSPALSYALQELLGQKYLYFYDAIAPIVTADSIDRNVVFAASRYGKGGEDYLNCPLTREEYYAFVDAVLAAEKVPVRDFERCIYFEGCMPIEEMARRGRDTLAFGPMRPVGLTDPRTGARPHAVAQLRQDNASATLYNMVGFQTKMTYPEQRRVFRMIPGLEKAEFVRLGSLHRNTFINSPRVLSPTLQLRRRPVTFLAGQLVGVEGYVESAATGLLAGVNMARLLAGLPCVVPPPTTALGSLLAYISDPERRDFQPMNANYGLFPPLGGRERGREKRERLARRALADLDAWIEQHRIAIVRPIQEQTVAVGS, encoded by the coding sequence ATGAGGTCTGACGCAAGATTAGCTGCCGTAGGTGAACCTGTGATCATTGTCGGAGGGGGGCTGGCGGGTTCGGAAGCTGCGTGGCAGTTGGCCCAACGTGGAATTCAAGTGCTTCTGTTCGAAATGCGCCCGCAACGGCAGACGGAAGCCCACCGGACCGACCGCTTAGCGGAGCTCGTTTGTTCCAACTCCTTTCGGAGCGCAAGCCTGGATACTGCGGTCGGGTTGCTCAAGGAGGAGATGCGCCGCCTAGGCTCTCTCGTGTTAGCTGCGGCGGAACGAACCAGCGTTCCGGCTGGATCAGCATTGGCTGTGGATCGCGACCTATTTGCTGAGGCAATCACCAGTGCGATTGCCTCATGCCCGAACATCAACGTGGTTCGGGAAGAGTTGCGGGACATCCCCGAAGGGTTGTGTTTGATTGCCACGGGGCCGTTGACGTCGCCCGCCTTGTCCTACGCACTCCAAGAGCTGCTGGGCCAAAAGTACCTATATTTCTACGATGCGATCGCGCCGATCGTGACTGCCGATTCGATCGATCGGAACGTGGTTTTCGCGGCCTCGCGCTACGGCAAAGGGGGAGAAGACTACCTGAACTGTCCGCTAACGCGCGAAGAGTACTATGCGTTTGTGGATGCGGTGTTGGCGGCAGAAAAAGTACCCGTGCGAGACTTCGAACGCTGCATCTACTTCGAGGGATGTATGCCGATCGAAGAAATGGCTCGCCGTGGTCGTGACACGCTTGCCTTTGGACCCATGCGCCCAGTGGGTTTGACGGATCCGAGGACGGGCGCACGTCCCCACGCGGTCGCACAGCTCCGCCAGGACAACGCCTCCGCGACCCTGTACAACATGGTTGGCTTTCAGACCAAGATGACATATCCGGAGCAACGGCGGGTATTTCGGATGATTCCAGGATTAGAAAAGGCGGAGTTCGTTCGGCTGGGGAGTTTGCACCGAAATACCTTCATCAATTCACCTCGGGTGTTATCGCCTACGCTGCAACTACGGCGGCGGCCGGTGACCTTCTTAGCGGGGCAGTTGGTCGGGGTGGAGGGGTATGTAGAATCCGCCGCCACGGGGTTGCTGGCCGGGGTGAACATGGCGCGCTTGCTTGCGGGATTGCCGTGCGTGGTTCCGCCGCCGACAACAGCCCTCGGTTCGTTATTAGCCTATATCTCGGACCCAGAGCGGCGCGACTTCCAGCCCATGAATGCGAACTACGGGTTGTTTCCCCCCTTGGGCGGGCGCGAGCGCGGGAGGGAAAAGCGCGAGCGGTTAGCTCGACGCGCCCTTGCGGATTTAGACGCTTGGATCGAGCAACACCGGATCGCGATCGTGAGGCCGATTCAAGAGCAAACCGTCGCTGTGGGTTCGTAA
- a CDS encoding branched-chain amino acid transaminase has translation MVEKTEHIWLDGRFVPWDQAQVHVLTHTLHYGLGVFEGIRCYEGKHGRPLIFRLTEHIERLFASAHILGIKVPFSRSEIESACVETIRVNRLKAGYLRPLVFLGDGEMGLAAVHNPVRVAIAAWPWGAYLGDEGVRRGVRLKTSSFQRMHVNSFMTKAKAVGNYVNSILAAVEARSAGYDEAMMLDTDGFVAECSGENLFIVRRGVVKTPPLTSVLEGITRASVLALLDDMSVRWVEERFTRDEAYIADEVFMTGTAAEVTPVREIDGRVIGDGAPGVVTRQLQDRFRAVVRGEVAAYRHWLTEVS, from the coding sequence CTGGTGGAAAAGACCGAACACATTTGGCTCGATGGCCGGTTTGTACCATGGGACCAGGCGCAAGTTCACGTGCTCACCCACACGCTTCACTACGGCTTGGGCGTGTTCGAAGGGATTCGGTGCTACGAAGGGAAGCACGGTCGCCCCCTGATCTTCCGCTTGACGGAGCACATTGAGCGGTTGTTTGCGTCGGCGCACATCCTGGGCATCAAGGTGCCGTTTTCTCGAAGCGAGATCGAGAGCGCGTGTGTGGAAACCATTCGGGTGAACCGGTTGAAGGCGGGCTACCTGCGACCGCTGGTATTTTTAGGGGATGGGGAGATGGGGCTCGCGGCCGTGCACAACCCAGTCCGCGTCGCGATTGCTGCCTGGCCCTGGGGAGCGTACTTGGGTGATGAAGGTGTTCGTCGAGGTGTGCGGCTGAAAACCTCGTCGTTTCAGCGGATGCACGTAAACTCGTTCATGACCAAGGCAAAGGCCGTGGGGAATTACGTCAATTCGATCCTGGCTGCCGTTGAAGCGCGTAGCGCGGGTTATGACGAGGCGATGATGCTCGATACCGATGGCTTTGTGGCCGAATGCAGCGGGGAGAATTTGTTCATCGTACGGCGAGGTGTGGTGAAGACCCCACCGCTGACTTCGGTGTTGGAGGGTATTACGCGGGCGTCTGTGCTGGCTTTGCTGGACGATATGTCGGTGCGTTGGGTGGAGGAGCGCTTCACGCGTGACGAGGCTTACATTGCCGATGAAGTGTTCATGACAGGCACTGCGGCTGAGGTCACCCCGGTCCGCGAGATCGACGGGCGGGTCATTGGGGACGGAGCCCCTGGGGTGGTGACGCGGCAGCTTCAAGACCGGTTTCGCGCCGTGGTGCGGGGTGAGGTTGCCGCATACCGCCATTGGCTCACAGAGGTGAGTTAG
- the glnE gene encoding bifunctional [glutamate--ammonia ligase]-adenylyl-L-tyrosine phosphorylase/[glutamate--ammonia-ligase] adenylyltransferase: MATAGDLSALFERFGVAWSRVVEFANGPVAARIPPAVRAKLPELLARAADPATALTNLERLVELEPHALEEYYEQAWWVDLITLLGASPSLANWLASQGAEWVRAFTDARQAPRLSAAQHVDRLASIVTLPWGEFADALRRYRHREYLRIGLHDLVHDYSVETTWTELSELAQGVVECAYRWARCRLEGDYGPLLDGSGRLAPFVVLGMGKLGGGELNFSSDIDLVYLYECDASQSQGGPQGTLDARAYFTRLAEGLTRALQEVTSCGFAFRVDLRLRPDGVNGPLVNSVSNALLYYESYGQTWERTALLKARPISGVLELGERFLYEVRPFVFRRYLDFATLADMQRMKGQIEAQLVRKGDEYNVKLGRGGIREIEFLVQTMQIVHGGRDERVRCRPTLEALERLATCRYLPSDDARALADAYRFLRDVEHKLQIETQRQTHTLPEAPLKQEILARRLGYSGEVARDEFRRELGRHTASVRAAFEKLFFRPESERRAQVAEAEERIVAALDNRDAATSLLADLGFQSPEQSYEHLLFLRDGPPSAPSSPRRRKVLFELLPSLLSAMRQSPHPDLALQNMASFLAAVGARTSFLMLLRENPGTMRMLVRVFATSQYLANQFIRHPELLDSLVRADLVRVRRPRAELAADLASLLAAAEDLEGKLDALRRFRNQEFLRIGINCVEDLLGDEEVGEELTNLAEVCLQASLQVAADQTLARFELPELPGRLVVLGLGKFGARELSFNSDLDLIFVYDPQALPGVGPTPHEIFTWLAQRLITVLQVPTKEGIVYRIDTRLRPSGHSGPLVSSLAAFRSYHEQSAQVWERQALIKARPVGGDAGLAQEVSAVVEQFVYRTPLSTEETREIRRLRGRMERELAREGTDHVNIKTGRGGLVDIEFLVQMLQLHCGIFHTRLRQRATLQALQVLADLHILPGDDAQVLTGGYRFLRRLEQTLRLLHDRPVEDLERHDVDLFVVARRLGFASRSDPAQALWQEYVSRRERIRELYERWFDRAEHGEIDCRAHSR, from the coding sequence GTGGCAACCGCTGGCGACCTCTCCGCTCTCTTCGAACGCTTTGGTGTCGCCTGGTCACGAGTGGTTGAGTTTGCCAACGGGCCGGTCGCTGCCCGAATTCCGCCAGCAGTTCGGGCCAAACTGCCTGAACTTTTAGCCAGGGCTGCAGACCCCGCCACGGCTTTGACGAACCTTGAGCGCCTCGTCGAGTTGGAGCCGCACGCGCTGGAAGAATATTACGAGCAAGCTTGGTGGGTTGATCTGATCACGCTTCTGGGGGCAAGTCCGTCGCTGGCTAACTGGCTGGCTTCTCAAGGTGCAGAATGGGTGCGAGCATTTACCGACGCGCGACAGGCCCCGAGACTGAGCGCTGCGCAGCATGTAGATCGCCTGGCAAGTATCGTAACCCTTCCCTGGGGCGAATTTGCCGATGCGTTGCGGCGCTATCGCCACCGAGAGTACCTGCGCATCGGCTTGCACGACTTGGTTCACGACTATTCTGTAGAAACCACTTGGACGGAACTCAGCGAACTTGCGCAGGGGGTCGTGGAGTGCGCATACCGGTGGGCGCGCTGCCGCCTCGAGGGCGACTACGGTCCTTTACTGGATGGCTCCGGAAGGTTGGCGCCCTTTGTTGTCCTCGGCATGGGAAAACTCGGTGGCGGCGAGTTGAATTTCAGTTCCGACATCGACCTCGTCTACTTGTACGAATGCGACGCGAGTCAGAGTCAAGGTGGGCCCCAGGGCACCCTCGATGCTCGCGCCTACTTCACGCGCTTGGCTGAGGGGCTGACCCGTGCCTTGCAAGAAGTGACCAGCTGTGGGTTTGCCTTTCGCGTCGACCTGCGGCTGCGGCCCGATGGGGTAAACGGCCCGCTCGTTAACTCAGTTTCGAATGCGCTCCTGTACTACGAGTCGTACGGTCAAACTTGGGAGCGAACCGCATTGCTGAAGGCACGCCCGATCTCCGGGGTGCTCGAGCTGGGAGAACGATTCCTCTACGAGGTGCGTCCATTTGTCTTTCGGCGTTACTTGGATTTCGCCACCCTCGCCGACATGCAACGGATGAAAGGGCAAATCGAGGCCCAGCTTGTGCGTAAGGGCGATGAGTACAACGTGAAACTCGGGCGCGGAGGGATCCGGGAAATCGAGTTTCTCGTGCAAACCATGCAAATCGTGCACGGTGGGCGGGATGAGCGGGTGCGCTGCCGCCCTACGCTGGAAGCATTGGAGCGCTTGGCGACTTGCCGCTACCTCCCGAGCGACGATGCCCGAGCGCTCGCGGATGCCTATCGATTCCTTCGGGATGTAGAGCACAAACTGCAAATCGAGACGCAACGGCAAACCCACACGCTGCCCGAGGCGCCACTGAAGCAGGAAATTTTGGCTCGGCGGCTCGGATATTCTGGCGAGGTTGCTCGCGACGAGTTTCGCCGCGAACTGGGCCGGCATACCGCGAGCGTGCGAGCGGCGTTCGAAAAGCTGTTCTTCCGGCCGGAGTCGGAGCGCCGCGCCCAAGTGGCGGAGGCAGAAGAACGAATCGTTGCGGCGCTGGACAATCGGGACGCCGCTACCAGCCTGTTGGCTGATCTCGGCTTCCAAAGCCCGGAGCAAAGTTACGAGCACTTGCTCTTTTTACGGGATGGCCCGCCGTCCGCGCCTTCAAGCCCGCGGCGCCGCAAGGTGTTGTTCGAGCTATTGCCGAGCTTACTCTCCGCGATGCGGCAATCGCCGCACCCAGACTTGGCCCTACAAAACATGGCGAGTTTCCTGGCGGCGGTGGGCGCCCGCACGAGTTTTCTGATGTTGCTGCGGGAGAACCCGGGTACGATGCGCATGCTCGTGCGGGTATTTGCGACCAGCCAGTACCTGGCGAACCAATTCATCCGCCACCCGGAATTGCTTGATTCTCTTGTGCGGGCCGACTTGGTGCGAGTACGGCGCCCGCGCGCAGAGCTCGCGGCTGATCTCGCGAGTCTCCTCGCAGCAGCAGAAGATCTCGAAGGAAAACTCGATGCGCTTCGCCGCTTTCGGAACCAGGAGTTTCTACGGATTGGCATTAACTGCGTGGAGGACTTGCTCGGGGATGAGGAGGTCGGCGAGGAGCTAACGAACCTTGCCGAAGTGTGCTTGCAGGCATCGCTCCAGGTCGCGGCGGACCAAACCTTGGCACGCTTTGAACTGCCTGAGTTGCCGGGCCGGCTGGTCGTTCTCGGCTTGGGTAAATTCGGTGCGCGAGAACTGAGCTTTAACTCCGATCTGGACCTCATCTTCGTGTACGACCCTCAAGCCCTCCCCGGAGTGGGTCCGACACCGCATGAAATATTCACTTGGCTGGCGCAGCGCCTGATCACCGTACTGCAGGTGCCGACGAAGGAGGGGATCGTTTACCGCATCGATACGCGTCTGCGCCCCTCGGGGCATTCTGGGCCCCTGGTTTCTTCGCTTGCCGCCTTCCGCTCGTACCACGAGCAGAGTGCGCAGGTATGGGAGCGCCAAGCCTTGATTAAGGCCCGGCCGGTTGGCGGCGACGCCGGCTTGGCGCAAGAGGTCAGCGCAGTGGTGGAACAGTTCGTCTACCGGACACCGCTGTCGACGGAAGAGACCAGGGAGATTCGGCGCTTGCGCGGACGAATGGAACGGGAATTAGCCCGCGAGGGAACAGACCATGTCAACATCAAGACCGGCCGGGGCGGCTTGGTGGACATTGAATTTCTCGTGCAGATGTTGCAGTTGCACTGCGGAATCTTTCACACTCGCCTGCGGCAGCGAGCAACGCTTCAGGCCTTGCAAGTGTTAGCAGACCTGCACATTTTACCGGGTGACGATGCTCAAGTGTTGACTGGTGGTTACCGCTTTCTCCGGCGTCTAGAGCAGACGTTGCGGTTGCTGCACGACCGTCCGGTGGAGGACCTGGAGCGTCATGACGTTGATCTGTTCGTGGTCGCCCGCCGTCTGGGTTTTGCGAGCAGGAGCGACCCGGCGCAGGCGCTGTGGCAAGAATACGTAAGTCGGCGCGAGCGAATTCGCGAGCTTTACGAGCGGTGGTTCGACCGTGCGGAGCACGGAGAAATCGACTGCCGGGCGCACTCGCGGTAG
- a CDS encoding CBS and ACT domain-containing protein: MTSPVVTVDPHTTVAEARRLLRVHDIRHLPVTERSRLVGIVARSDLNWPATAGMSDEIPVAEIMSGNVITVTPHTTIENAASLMLANKIGALPVVDEEEHVVGILTAADILSVFLDVMGVGSGARRIEIRLPDRPGALAPAVQCIGELGVNIVSVVSAREQDGWRSLVLRLATDDLEPVLTALADRGVEVVSTGEGDD; this comes from the coding sequence ATGACATCGCCGGTGGTAACCGTGGATCCGCATACCACGGTGGCCGAAGCGCGTAGGCTGTTACGCGTGCATGATATTCGGCACCTTCCGGTGACGGAGCGCAGCCGGCTGGTAGGCATCGTGGCTCGGAGCGACTTGAACTGGCCAGCGACGGCAGGAATGTCCGACGAAATACCGGTTGCAGAAATCATGAGCGGCAATGTGATCACAGTGACACCACACACGACAATCGAAAATGCGGCGAGCCTGATGCTGGCGAACAAAATCGGTGCGCTGCCAGTGGTGGACGAGGAGGAGCACGTTGTCGGAATTTTGACTGCTGCTGACATTCTCTCCGTGTTCCTCGACGTCATGGGCGTAGGATCGGGTGCGCGCCGGATCGAAATCCGCTTACCGGATCGGCCGGGCGCGCTCGCGCCAGCGGTGCAGTGCATCGGGGAGCTTGGTGTCAACATCGTCAGCGTGGTTTCTGCACGCGAGCAGGACGGCTGGCGGAGTTTGGTCCTGCGGTTGGCGACGGACGACTTGGAGCCCGTGCTGACGGCGTTGGCTGATCGCGGGGTCGAAGTCGTGTCGACGGGTGAGGGGGACGACTGA